The Sinorhizobium alkalisoli genomic interval CCTGATGCATGTCGGCATGAAAGAAGCCATCGCGTAAGGTATGCCGCAGGAAGGACTGGATCAGCGTCTCGGCGAGGCTGTTGAGATCATAGCCGGCGGACCTCAGGCCCTCGATATCCGACATCTTGATGCCATCGATCCATTCCATGGTGACAACGTCGCGCCCGGTCCGCTCCCAATCGACCTTGGGCACGCGGAAGCCGGAATCTTCTTTCGTGTTCTCGGCGAGCTCGGAAATTGCCGCAGCCTCCAGCCGCAAGTCCATCTCGACCTTGGTCGTCTGCTCGAGCGTCCGCGTCACCTCGACCGGCTTCAGCCGGCGGGTATAGGGCAGGAACCGCTCCTGCATGCGCGAGACCAGATACATAGCCTCAATATCGGCGGCAAAGCGCTGGCGGATGCCGGGCCGGATCACCTTGACGGCGACCTTCTCGCGTCGGCCTTCACGCAGGATGACGGCCGGATGGACCTGGGCGATCGACGCGGCCGCCATGGGCTCGTGAAATTCCGCGAAGAGTGTGTCGACGCTGCGGCCGAGCGAACCTTCGATCGCTGCCTTGGCCGCACTCGGTGGGAAAGTTGCCATCTGGTCCTGCAGTTGCGAGAGGTCGGCGGCGAGTTCCGCGCCGACCACGTCAGGACGCGTCGCCAGGAACTGGCCGATCTTCACATAGGAGGGCCCGAGCCGCTCGACGGCGCGGGCAAGCCGGCCGCTGCGCTCTTCGAACCGTGCCTTGCGGCGGGCGAGCAGGCCGGCGACCTTCTTTGCGAAGCGCGCGGAGGGAGGCAGGTGCTCAGAGGGGATCGCTGCAAATACGCCTTCGCGCGTGAGCACCCAGCCGATCCGCACGAGACGGAAATATGCTCCAGGCGTGCTCATGCGTTCAGATTTTCCAGCC includes:
- the ubiB gene encoding 2-polyprenylphenol 6-hydroxylase; protein product: MSTPGAYFRLVRIGWVLTREGVFAAIPSEHLPPSARFAKKVAGLLARRKARFEERSGRLARAVERLGPSYVKIGQFLATRPDVVGAELAADLSQLQDQMATFPPSAAKAAIEGSLGRSVDTLFAEFHEPMAAASIAQVHPAVILREGRREKVAVKVIRPGIRQRFAADIEAMYLVSRMQERFLPYTRRLKPVEVTRTLEQTTKVEMDLRLEAAAISELAENTKEDSGFRVPKVDWERTGRDVVTMEWIDGIKMSDIEGLRSAGYDLNSLAETLIQSFLRHTLRDGFFHADMHQGNLFVDEAGHIVAVDMGIVGRLGKKERRFLAEILYGFIMRDYQRVADVHFEAGYVPSHHDAASFAQAIRAIGEPIHGQPAETISMAKLLTLLFEVTELFDMQTRPELVMLQKTMVVVEGVARTLNPRFNMWRASEPVVGSWIRDNLGPKRIVTDLRDGLHAALRVAEAVPEIAARTERFSKDIMAMSEKGLRFDAATAEAIGKAEARHARSGRIALWVIAAALVYIAWRLV